Proteins from one Salinispora arenicola genomic window:
- a CDS encoding TIGR03085 family metal-binding protein, which translates to MPRYARSEREALADLLQTLGPDAPTLNTGWTTRDLAAHLVLRERRPDAAAGILLPPLHEYAERVRRQLAAHPWGHLIDQVRKPPVWSPISNPLTDEVANTMEFFIHHEDVRRAGRDWQPRDLPAGLQQALWRRATALARMALRRFPAGVLVQAPGYGQRTAGQGGEPVRLVGAPSELVLFLSGRQQAARVQVDGPPGLADRLRGARLGL; encoded by the coding sequence ATGCCGCGGTACGCCCGATCGGAGCGCGAGGCGCTCGCCGATCTTCTGCAGACACTGGGACCAGATGCACCGACGCTCAACACCGGCTGGACCACCCGGGACCTCGCCGCCCACCTGGTGCTGCGGGAACGCCGCCCGGACGCGGCCGCCGGCATCCTGCTACCACCACTACACGAATACGCCGAGCGGGTCCGCCGACAGCTCGCCGCCCACCCCTGGGGGCACCTGATCGACCAGGTGCGCAAGCCCCCGGTGTGGAGCCCGATCAGCAATCCGCTGACCGACGAGGTCGCCAACACGATGGAGTTCTTCATCCACCACGAGGACGTCCGGCGCGCAGGCCGCGACTGGCAGCCCCGCGACCTGCCGGCCGGTCTGCAACAGGCCCTGTGGCGACGAGCGACAGCGCTGGCCCGGATGGCGCTGCGCCGCTTCCCGGCCGGTGTGCTGGTCCAGGCGCCGGGGTACGGACAGCGAACGGCCGGGCAGGGCGGCGAGCCGGTGCGGTTGGTGGGCGCGCCCAGCGAGTTGGTGCTCTTTCTGAGCGGGCGGCAACAGGCGGCACGAGTCCAGGTCGACGGACCGCCGGGCCTGGCCGACCGACTGCGCGGTGCCCGATTGGGGCTGTGA
- a CDS encoding ABC transporter ATP-binding protein, translated as MASGTSRDVLWRGLAVLGRAIREQPRIFAVAATSSVLFGLVVVASAYVVGTVVGDVVVPAIAEGSVQVGVLALAAAALLGLSVLRVVGIVGRRLGAGYMQYRLQAGYRRQVTRRYLDLPLSWHHRNATGTLLSNANSDVEAAWHPIAPLPFAVGTLVMLVGAVASLFVTDWALALVGLGVFPALFALNVAYSRRMAPRQARAQRLRAEVSGIAHESFDGALVVKTMGREAQETERFAERARDLRDALISVGRLRGVFDPMLETLPSLGTLAVLVVGTVRLRQGAVSVAELVSVAFLFTVLAFPVRAIGWVLAELPRSVAGWDRVRRVLDATGEMPYGPTTLDPSDPRPATLTFRDVHFAYEPAEAHLPGTEVLGEVGFTVPAGRTVALVGPTGSGKSTITSLAARLVDPRSGAVEIDGVDVRGLTADSLARTTALVAQVPFVFDDTVRANITLDRPGLGDGEVWAALRLAGADGFVAALPDGLDTRVGERGTSLSGGQRQRLTLARALVGRPRLLVLDDATSAVDPRVEAAILAGLRASEPGTSAASILVVAYRRATIALADEVVYLEQGRVVARGTHADLLATVPAYADLVTAYEQAEVEQAQQRGYEDVAPPLATGLELEVDQ; from the coding sequence GTGGCGAGCGGGACGAGTCGGGATGTGCTCTGGCGAGGACTGGCCGTTCTCGGCCGGGCAATTCGGGAGCAACCCAGGATCTTCGCGGTCGCGGCGACCTCCAGTGTGCTTTTCGGGCTGGTGGTCGTCGCCAGCGCGTACGTGGTGGGCACGGTGGTCGGCGATGTGGTCGTTCCGGCGATCGCCGAGGGCTCGGTACAGGTCGGTGTGCTCGCTCTGGCTGCAGCGGCGTTGCTCGGGCTCAGTGTGCTGCGGGTGGTCGGCATCGTCGGCCGTCGGCTCGGGGCCGGCTACATGCAGTACCGACTCCAGGCCGGCTACCGCCGCCAGGTCACCCGTCGCTACCTCGATCTACCGTTGTCCTGGCACCACCGCAACGCCACCGGCACCCTGCTGTCCAACGCGAACTCCGATGTCGAGGCCGCCTGGCACCCGATCGCTCCGCTGCCCTTCGCCGTGGGCACGCTGGTGATGCTGGTCGGCGCGGTGGCCTCACTGTTCGTCACGGACTGGGCGCTCGCCCTGGTCGGGCTGGGCGTCTTCCCGGCGCTCTTCGCGCTCAACGTTGCCTACTCCCGCCGCATGGCTCCCCGTCAGGCCCGCGCCCAGCGGCTGCGGGCGGAGGTCAGCGGCATCGCCCACGAGAGCTTCGACGGCGCGCTGGTGGTCAAGACGATGGGGCGGGAGGCACAGGAGACCGAGCGGTTCGCCGAGCGTGCCCGCGACCTGCGGGACGCGTTGATCTCCGTGGGGCGGCTGCGCGGCGTCTTCGATCCCATGCTGGAGACCCTGCCCAGCCTCGGCACGCTCGCCGTACTGGTGGTCGGCACGGTCCGGTTGCGGCAGGGCGCGGTCAGCGTCGCCGAACTGGTCAGCGTGGCGTTCCTGTTCACGGTGCTGGCGTTCCCGGTCCGTGCCATCGGCTGGGTGTTGGCCGAGCTGCCGCGCAGTGTCGCCGGCTGGGACCGAGTCCGGCGGGTACTCGACGCCACCGGCGAGATGCCGTACGGCCCGACGACGCTCGATCCTTCCGACCCGCGACCGGCAACGCTCACCTTCCGCGACGTCCATTTCGCGTACGAGCCGGCCGAGGCGCACCTGCCCGGCACCGAGGTGCTCGGTGAGGTTGGCTTCACGGTGCCGGCGGGCCGGACCGTCGCCCTGGTCGGACCGACCGGTTCCGGGAAGTCCACCATCACCTCGCTCGCCGCCCGGCTGGTCGACCCACGCTCGGGCGCCGTCGAGATCGATGGGGTGGACGTGCGGGGGCTCACCGCGGACTCGTTGGCCCGCACCACCGCACTCGTCGCGCAGGTGCCCTTCGTCTTCGACGACACGGTACGGGCGAACATCACCCTGGACCGTCCCGGCCTCGGTGACGGGGAGGTCTGGGCGGCACTGCGGCTGGCCGGGGCGGATGGCTTCGTCGCCGCTCTCCCAGATGGGCTGGACACCCGCGTCGGCGAGCGGGGCACGTCGCTGTCCGGGGGGCAACGGCAACGGCTCACCCTGGCCCGGGCACTCGTCGGCCGGCCACGCCTGCTGGTGCTGGACGACGCGACCAGTGCGGTCGACCCGCGGGTCGAGGCGGCGATCCTGGCCGGGCTACGCGCATCGGAGCCGGGGACGTCGGCCGCGTCAATCCTCGTGGTCGCCTACCGACGGGCGACGATCGCCCTCGCCGACGAGGTGGTCTACCTGGAGCAGGGACGGGTGGTCGCCCGGGGCACGCACGCCGACCTGCTCGCCACCGTTCCCGCTTACGCCGACCTGGTCACCGCCTACGAGCAGGCCGAGGTCGAGCAGGCCCAGCAGCGCGGGTACGAGGATGTCGCGCCACCACTGGCGACCGGCCTGGAACTGGAGGTGGACCAGTGA
- a CDS encoding ABC transporter ATP-binding protein: MTTTSTVPEAAAESTWQTLRRGLALSPELRVGLAGTLGLALVYMVGRAAVPVAVQQGIDNGIAGGLRLDVVWTVVTATAAVLVVTTTCGYLMMRRLFTVSETALSNVRVRAFRHVHDLSTLHQQSERRGSLVSRVTSDVDQITQFLQWGGVILLINLGQLVVTTAVMLAYSWQLTLVVYAAFGPAVFVIRLLQRRLAGAYGVVRQRTGMLLGAIAESVVGASVIRAYGISGRTARRLDEAIDSQRQAQQRAIRISILGSSVGEIAAGLALAGVVVLGVLLGADGTLSVGEVTAFLFLVTLFVQPVQIATEVLNEAQNAIAGWRRVLDVLDVAPDVADPGERGRELPPGPLDIRFVGVSYAYPGGAPVLHDIDVEIPAKSRVAVVGETGSGKTTFAKLLTRLMDPTEGDVLLSGVPLRELRFGSLRSRVVLVPQDGFLFDATVAENVRFARPDLTDEQLSAAFVELGLADWLDGLPAGPDTPVGERGEALSVGERQLVALARAYVADPDLLVLDEATSAVDPATEVRLQRTLDAVTRGRTTLAIAHRLSTAQAADEVIVVDRGRIVQRGSHEELVRDAESVYGQLYASWLEQTR; this comes from the coding sequence GTGACGACTACGTCCACGGTGCCGGAGGCGGCGGCCGAGTCGACCTGGCAAACGCTGCGGCGTGGCCTGGCGCTCTCGCCGGAGCTGCGGGTGGGGTTGGCCGGCACGCTTGGCCTGGCGCTGGTCTACATGGTCGGTCGGGCGGCTGTTCCGGTTGCGGTGCAGCAGGGGATCGACAACGGTATCGCCGGCGGCCTACGCCTGGATGTGGTCTGGACCGTGGTGACCGCCACCGCGGCGGTGCTTGTGGTGACCACCACCTGCGGCTATCTGATGATGCGGCGGCTGTTCACGGTCAGTGAGACCGCGCTGTCCAACGTGCGGGTTCGCGCGTTCCGGCACGTGCACGATCTGTCGACGCTGCACCAGCAGTCCGAGCGGCGCGGGTCGTTGGTGTCGCGGGTTACCAGCGACGTTGATCAGATCACCCAGTTCCTCCAGTGGGGTGGCGTGATCCTCCTGATCAATCTTGGTCAGCTGGTGGTCACCACGGCGGTCATGCTCGCGTACTCCTGGCAGTTGACTCTCGTGGTGTACGCGGCGTTCGGCCCGGCGGTGTTCGTGATCCGCCTGCTCCAGCGGCGGCTTGCCGGCGCGTACGGGGTGGTCCGGCAGCGTACCGGGATGTTGCTCGGCGCGATCGCCGAGAGCGTGGTGGGCGCGTCGGTGATTCGGGCGTACGGCATCTCCGGGCGCACCGCCCGCCGGCTCGACGAGGCGATCGACAGCCAGCGACAGGCCCAGCAGCGGGCCATTCGGATCAGCATCCTGGGTAGCTCGGTTGGGGAGATCGCCGCCGGGTTGGCACTCGCCGGAGTGGTGGTGCTGGGAGTCCTGCTCGGCGCTGACGGTACGTTGAGTGTCGGCGAGGTGACCGCGTTCCTGTTCTTGGTGACCCTCTTCGTCCAGCCGGTGCAGATCGCCACCGAGGTGCTCAACGAGGCGCAGAACGCGATCGCCGGCTGGCGGCGGGTGCTTGACGTGCTGGACGTCGCGCCGGACGTCGCGGATCCCGGTGAGCGGGGACGGGAGCTGCCGCCGGGTCCGCTGGACATCCGGTTCGTCGGGGTGAGCTACGCCTACCCGGGTGGGGCGCCGGTTCTGCACGACATCGACGTGGAGATCCCGGCGAAGAGTCGGGTGGCGGTGGTCGGGGAGACCGGCAGCGGGAAGACCACGTTCGCGAAGCTGCTCACCCGTCTGATGGACCCGACCGAGGGGGACGTGCTGCTCTCCGGGGTACCGCTGCGGGAGCTACGTTTCGGCTCGCTGCGTTCACGGGTGGTGTTGGTCCCGCAGGACGGATTCCTGTTCGACGCCACCGTCGCGGAGAACGTTCGTTTTGCCCGGCCGGACCTGACCGATGAGCAACTCTCCGCCGCCTTCGTGGAACTGGGACTGGCGGACTGGCTGGACGGGCTTCCGGCTGGTCCCGACACGCCGGTGGGGGAGCGCGGTGAGGCGTTGAGTGTGGGCGAGCGGCAGCTAGTCGCGCTTGCCCGGGCGTACGTGGCCGACCCGGATCTGCTGGTGCTGGATGAGGCTACCAGCGCGGTTGACCCGGCGACCGAGGTGCGACTGCAACGTACGTTGGACGCGGTGACCCGAGGCCGCACGACCCTCGCCATTGCGCATCGGCTGTCGACGGCGCAGGCGGCGGACGAGGTGATCGTGGTGGACCGGGGTCGGATCGTGCAGCGGGGTTCGCACGAGGAGCTCGTCCGCGACGCCGAGTCGGTGTACGGGCAGCTCTATGCCTCGTGGTTGGAGCAGACCCGGTAG
- a CDS encoding DUF2470 domain-containing protein codes for MRPSPAEIVRTLVAGQLPGLVHVAHHPGPHHARHVTDPAGRVLLLVPVVSDLAVALRAAGDSEPAAVLDVLDLPPAAGAPPLGRAWVSGWARHLTGAEARAAAVDFAGVDPTADLLDVGTRFRLFRFEVAEARWERAGSVHRVDRAAYARAEPDPLHPVEAALLAELARHHSDRLSRYLRRQLGLVDTAPAPRAVRIDRYGLLVAHGPPRAPRRGRLTFPRPLTGVADLTRLLHPILRPCGRACRHC; via the coding sequence ATGCGGCCCAGCCCCGCGGAGATCGTCCGTACCCTCGTCGCAGGTCAGCTGCCCGGCCTCGTCCATGTCGCGCACCACCCCGGTCCACACCATGCCCGGCACGTCACCGACCCGGCCGGTCGCGTACTGCTGCTGGTGCCGGTCGTCAGCGACCTCGCCGTCGCACTGCGAGCGGCCGGCGACAGCGAGCCGGCAGCCGTGCTCGACGTGCTGGATCTGCCCCCGGCGGCCGGCGCACCCCCACTGGGTCGCGCCTGGGTCTCCGGCTGGGCCCGACACCTGACCGGTGCCGAGGCGCGCGCGGCGGCGGTCGATTTCGCCGGTGTGGATCCCACCGCTGACCTGCTCGATGTCGGCACCCGGTTCCGGCTGTTCCGGTTCGAGGTGGCCGAGGCCCGCTGGGAACGCGCCGGTTCCGTGCACCGGGTCGACCGCGCGGCCTACGCGCGGGCCGAGCCGGATCCGCTGCACCCGGTGGAGGCAGCGCTGCTGGCCGAGCTCGCCCGCCATCACTCCGACCGACTGTCGAGGTACCTGCGGCGGCAGCTCGGCCTGGTCGACACCGCTCCGGCGCCGCGGGCGGTGCGGATCGACCGGTACGGTCTGCTTGTCGCCCATGGCCCGCCGCGCGCGCCGCGACGCGGGCGGCTGACCTTCCCACGGCCGCTCACGGGAGTAGCGGACCTGACCCGCCTGCTGCACCCGATCCTTCGTCCCTGCGGCCGGGCCTGTCGTCACTGCTGA
- a CDS encoding TetR family transcriptional regulator, giving the protein MARRTGRRPGNPDTREAILAAARSTFAERGFDGASIRAIAAAAGVDPALVHHYFGSKDKLFLAAMNAPADPAEVVPTVLAGDPGRIGERLIRAFLSVWDSPAGTPALALLRSAVSNEWTARLLREFLTTQVLRRVLDHLDMDPTESPLRGSLVASQLFGLAMARYVLRLEPVATAAPETLVGAVGPTVQRYLTAPLDG; this is encoded by the coding sequence ATGGCACGGCGGACCGGACGGCGACCCGGCAACCCGGACACCCGGGAGGCGATCCTGGCGGCGGCCCGGAGCACGTTCGCCGAACGCGGCTTCGACGGGGCGTCCATCCGCGCCATCGCCGCCGCCGCGGGCGTGGACCCGGCGCTGGTGCACCACTACTTCGGCAGCAAGGACAAGCTCTTCCTCGCTGCCATGAACGCACCGGCCGACCCGGCCGAGGTGGTGCCGACGGTACTCGCCGGGGATCCGGGCCGGATCGGTGAGCGACTGATTCGTGCCTTCCTCAGCGTGTGGGACTCGCCCGCCGGCACTCCCGCGTTGGCGCTGCTGCGCTCGGCGGTGAGCAATGAGTGGACCGCCCGGCTGTTGCGCGAGTTCCTCACCACGCAGGTACTACGCAGGGTCCTCGATCACCTCGACATGGACCCGACGGAGTCTCCGCTGCGGGGCTCGCTGGTGGCCAGTCAACTCTTCGGCCTGGCGATGGCGCGGTACGTGCTCCGGCTCGAGCCGGTCGCCACCGCTGCCCCGGAGACGCTTGTCGGCGCCGTCGGGCCCACGGTGCAGCGCTACCTCACCGCGCCGCTGGACGGGTAG
- a CDS encoding ABC transporter permease, which yields MNPRILVATTGRILRQLRHDRRTVALLVVVPTVLLAVVYYMYVDQPTPPGQPAPFDRIALVLLGFFPFIIMFLVTSIAMLRERTSGTLERLLTTPLGKLDLLFGYGIAFGLAAIVQAAVATAVAYWLFDLDTAGSSGLVILIAAVNAVLAVALGLFCSAFARTEFQAVQFMPVVVAPQLLLCGLFVPRDEMAGWLQVVSDVLPLSYSVEALQEVGSTAEPTATMWRNLAIVGGATVLALVLAAATLRRRSG from the coding sequence GTGAATCCCCGAATCCTCGTGGCCACCACGGGCCGCATCCTGCGCCAGCTACGCCACGACCGGCGCACCGTGGCGCTGCTCGTGGTCGTGCCCACAGTGCTCCTCGCGGTGGTCTACTACATGTACGTCGACCAGCCGACACCACCAGGCCAGCCGGCGCCGTTCGACCGGATCGCGCTGGTGCTGCTGGGCTTCTTCCCGTTCATCATCATGTTCCTGGTGACCAGCATCGCCATGCTGCGCGAACGCACCAGCGGCACGCTGGAACGGCTGCTCACCACCCCGCTGGGCAAACTCGATCTGCTCTTCGGGTACGGCATCGCGTTCGGCCTGGCCGCCATTGTTCAGGCGGCGGTCGCGACGGCGGTGGCGTACTGGCTGTTCGATCTCGACACGGCCGGCAGCAGCGGGCTGGTCATCCTGATCGCGGCGGTCAACGCCGTGCTCGCCGTCGCACTCGGGCTCTTCTGCAGCGCCTTCGCCCGGACCGAGTTCCAGGCCGTACAGTTCATGCCGGTCGTGGTCGCCCCACAGCTCCTGCTCTGCGGGCTCTTCGTGCCTCGCGACGAGATGGCCGGCTGGCTCCAGGTGGTCAGTGACGTCCTACCCCTGTCCTACTCCGTCGAGGCGTTGCAGGAGGTCGGCTCGACCGCCGAGCCGACCGCGACGATGTGGCGCAACCTGGCGATCGTGGGCGGCGCGACGGTGCTGGCGCTGGTGCTCGCCGCCGCCACCCTACGGCGGCGCAGCGGCTGA
- a CDS encoding ABC transporter ATP-binding protein gives MQDAIAIRDLVVDRGGRRVLHGIDTAVPRGAVTGLLGPSGSGKTTLLRALVGVQVVTSGTVTVLGRPAGTPELRRRIGYLTQAPSVYADLTVRENARYFAALQGRGTAEADRAVADVGLRAAASQLVATLSGGQRNRASLACALVGDPELLVLDEPTVGQDPVLRAELWARFHAMAANGTTLLVSSHVMDEAARCDRLLLIREGRLIADSTPAAVRATTGVNDLEEAFLRMVQASETDSATREAS, from the coding sequence ATGCAGGACGCCATCGCCATCCGTGACCTGGTCGTCGACCGGGGCGGGCGGCGGGTACTACACGGAATCGACACCGCCGTGCCGCGCGGGGCCGTGACCGGCCTGCTCGGTCCGAGCGGCAGCGGAAAGACCACCCTCCTGCGAGCACTGGTCGGGGTGCAGGTCGTCACCTCCGGCACGGTCACCGTGCTGGGCCGCCCGGCCGGCACTCCGGAGCTACGCCGCCGGATCGGCTACCTCACCCAGGCGCCGAGCGTCTACGCGGACCTGACCGTCCGGGAGAACGCCCGCTACTTCGCCGCCCTGCAGGGACGGGGCACGGCCGAAGCGGACCGGGCCGTGGCAGACGTCGGGCTGCGCGCGGCGGCTAGCCAACTGGTCGCTACCCTCTCCGGCGGCCAGCGCAACCGCGCCTCGCTGGCCTGCGCGCTGGTCGGCGACCCCGAGTTGCTCGTACTCGACGAGCCGACCGTCGGTCAGGACCCGGTGCTCCGGGCCGAACTCTGGGCCCGGTTCCACGCGATGGCCGCCAACGGCACCACCCTGCTCGTCTCCAGCCACGTGATGGACGAGGCCGCCCGCTGTGACCGGCTGCTCCTGATTCGCGAGGGACGCCTGATCGCGGACAGCACACCGGCGGCGGTACGCGCGACGACCGGCGTCAACGACCTGGAGGAGGCGTTCCTACGGATGGTCCAGGCAAGCGAGACCGACTCGGCCACGCGGGAGGCGTCGTGA
- the hisI gene encoding phosphoribosyl-AMP cyclohydrolase has translation MPVPDAPVPGALPTSEPSGGPSRPSRLDPAVAAGLRRTPDGLVVAVVRQYDTGEVLMVAWMDDEALHRTLTTGRATYWSRSRGEYWVKGETSGNHQYVHSVALDCDGDALLLEVDQVGPACHTGRRTCFHTELPVTGVAGDKRKARS, from the coding sequence ATGCCCGTACCTGACGCGCCGGTGCCCGGCGCTTTGCCCACCTCGGAGCCGAGCGGCGGCCCGTCGCGGCCGTCCCGCCTCGACCCGGCCGTCGCTGCCGGCCTGCGCCGGACGCCGGACGGGTTGGTCGTCGCGGTGGTCCGCCAGTACGACACCGGCGAGGTGCTGATGGTCGCCTGGATGGACGACGAGGCGCTGCACCGGACGCTCACCACCGGCCGGGCCACCTACTGGTCGCGTAGCCGAGGTGAGTACTGGGTCAAGGGCGAGACCTCCGGGAATCACCAGTACGTCCACTCGGTCGCCCTCGACTGCGACGGAGACGCCCTGCTGCTGGAGGTCGACCAGGTCGGCCCGGCGTGCCACACCGGCCGACGTACGTGCTTCCACACCGAACTGCCGGTCACCGGTGTGGCTGGCGACAAGCGGAAGGCCCGGTCATGA
- a CDS encoding anthranilate synthase component I, whose product MTDGTVRPDAATFAEQAAGWRVVPVTRRLLADAETPVGVYRKLGGGPGTFLLESAEQGVGSTGMTWSRYSFIGVRSAATLTERDGAAVWTGQPPTGLPTSGDPVAVLRETVAALAGPPSDTAAGLPPLTGGMVGYLGYDLVRHFERLPERTEDDLALPALGMMLATDLVVLDHYDGSAILVANAVLPPPETPDREAAVTAAYHQAIGRLDAMTAALSRPIPPMTSTVGRVPVGDVLCRTPAGGFQKAVVAAKEAIRAGECFQIVLAQRFERVTEADPLDVYRVLRTTNPSPYMYLLRFDGFDIVGSSPEAHLKVTTDADGQRRALLHPIAGTRPRGASPEADAQLAAELLADPKERAEHVMLVDLGRNDLGRVCRPGTVEVSEFATIERYSHVMHIVSTVVGALADDRAAFDALVATFPAGTLSGAPKVRAMELIEELELVRRGLYGGTVGYFGFGGDLDMAIAIRTALIHRGRAYVQAGAGVVADSDPAAEEQETRNKAAAVLAAIAAAETLRAAR is encoded by the coding sequence ATGACCGACGGCACGGTGCGCCCCGACGCGGCGACCTTCGCCGAGCAGGCCGCCGGGTGGCGGGTGGTGCCGGTCACCCGGCGGCTGCTCGCCGACGCGGAGACACCGGTCGGCGTCTACCGGAAACTGGGCGGTGGTCCGGGTACCTTCCTGCTCGAGTCCGCCGAGCAGGGCGTCGGCTCGACCGGCATGACCTGGTCCCGGTACTCCTTCATCGGTGTACGCAGCGCGGCCACCCTGACCGAACGCGACGGCGCCGCGGTGTGGACGGGGCAGCCGCCCACCGGGCTACCCACGTCCGGCGACCCGGTCGCGGTGCTCCGGGAGACGGTGGCCGCCCTCGCCGGCCCGCCCTCCGACACCGCCGCCGGGCTGCCACCGTTGACCGGCGGCATGGTCGGCTACCTCGGGTACGACCTGGTCCGACACTTCGAACGGTTGCCCGAGCGCACCGAGGACGACCTCGCCCTGCCCGCGCTGGGCATGATGCTCGCCACCGATCTGGTGGTGCTCGACCACTACGACGGCTCGGCGATCCTGGTGGCCAACGCCGTCCTACCACCGCCGGAGACGCCGGACCGGGAGGCGGCGGTCACCGCCGCCTACCACCAGGCCATCGGGCGGCTGGACGCGATGACCGCCGCGTTGTCCCGGCCGATCCCGCCGATGACCTCCACCGTGGGCCGGGTGCCCGTTGGTGATGTGCTCTGCCGCACGCCCGCGGGCGGCTTCCAGAAGGCGGTGGTGGCGGCCAAGGAAGCGATCCGTGCCGGTGAGTGCTTCCAGATCGTGCTGGCGCAGCGATTCGAACGGGTGACCGAGGCCGACCCGCTCGACGTGTACCGGGTGCTACGGACCACCAACCCGAGCCCGTACATGTACCTGCTGCGCTTCGACGGGTTCGACATCGTGGGTTCGTCCCCCGAGGCGCACCTGAAGGTGACCACCGACGCGGACGGGCAGCGGCGTGCCCTGCTGCACCCGATCGCCGGCACCCGGCCCCGCGGCGCCTCGCCGGAGGCCGACGCCCAACTCGCCGCCGAGTTGCTCGCCGACCCGAAGGAGCGCGCGGAGCACGTGATGCTGGTCGACCTGGGCCGGAACGACCTGGGTCGGGTTTGCCGACCGGGCACGGTCGAGGTGTCCGAGTTCGCGACGATCGAGCGGTACAGCCACGTGATGCACATCGTGTCCACGGTGGTTGGCGCACTGGCCGACGACCGTGCCGCCTTCGACGCGCTCGTCGCGACCTTCCCGGCGGGCACCCTCTCCGGAGCCCCCAAGGTGCGGGCGATGGAGCTGATCGAGGAACTGGAACTGGTGCGGCGTGGGCTCTACGGCGGCACCGTGGGCTACTTCGGATTCGGCGGCGACCTGGACATGGCGATCGCGATCCGGACCGCACTAATCCACCGTGGACGTGCATATGTACAGGCCGGTGCGGGTGTGGTGGCGGACTCGGACCCGGCCGCCGAGGAACAGGAGACGCGGAACAAGGCCGCCGCCGTGCTGGCCGCCATCGCCGCGGCCGAGACACTGCGCGCGGCTCGGTGA
- a CDS encoding Trp biosynthesis-associated membrane protein, which yields MRGGAGSGAEARLRAGRRELAYAVLLGVAGAGLAIWSVTRAWVVELASRPAPLPPVREVRAGADLAPWLPALALVMLAGWGAVLATRGWVRRLLGGVLVGIGAAVAAGGGYGLVAGLTGAVSRQWPLLCLLGGGLAVVAGVLTMVRGGRWPAMGARYERRAGAPAGPVPSRRTVDAWDALDRGADPTDE from the coding sequence GTGCGGGGTGGTGCTGGTTCGGGGGCCGAGGCTCGGCTCCGGGCAGGCCGGCGTGAACTGGCGTACGCCGTGCTGCTCGGCGTGGCCGGCGCGGGACTGGCGATCTGGTCGGTGACCCGGGCCTGGGTGGTGGAACTGGCGTCCCGCCCCGCCCCGTTGCCGCCGGTCCGCGAGGTCCGCGCCGGCGCGGACCTGGCTCCCTGGCTGCCGGCGTTGGCCCTGGTCATGTTGGCCGGATGGGGGGCGGTGCTGGCCACCCGGGGGTGGGTGCGTCGACTACTCGGCGGCGTGCTGGTCGGGATCGGGGCGGCAGTGGCGGCTGGCGGCGGCTATGGCCTGGTCGCGGGACTCACCGGCGCGGTCAGTCGGCAGTGGCCGTTGCTCTGCCTGCTCGGCGGCGGGTTGGCCGTCGTCGCTGGCGTACTGACCATGGTTCGGGGTGGCCGGTGGCCGGCGATGGGGGCTCGGTACGAGAGGCGGGCGGGGGCCCCAGCCGGTCCGGTGCCGAGCCGGCGTACCGTCGACGCGTGGGATGCCCTGGACCGGGGTGCGGATCCGACGGACGAGTGA